From Glycine soja cultivar W05 chromosome 4, ASM419377v2, whole genome shotgun sequence, the proteins below share one genomic window:
- the LOC114409949 gene encoding acetolactate synthase 1, chloroplastic-like, which translates to MAATASRTTRFSSSSSHPTFPKRITRSTLPLSHQTLTKPNHALKIKCSISKPPTAAPVTKEAPTTEPFVSRFASGEPRKGADILVEALERQGVTTVFAYPGGASMEIHQALTRSAAIRNVLPRHEQGGVFAAEGYARSSGLPGVCIATSGPGATNLVSGLADALMDSVPVVAITGQVPRRMIGTDAFQETPIVEVSRSITKHNYLILDVDDIPRVVAEAFFVATSGRPGPVLIDIPKDVQQQLAVPNWDEPVNLPGYLARLPRPPAEAQLEHIVRLIMEAQKPVLYVGGGSLNSSAELRRFVELTGIPVASTLMGLGTFPIGDEYSLQMLGMHGTVYANYAVDNSDLLLAFGVRFDDRVTGKLEAFASRAKIVHIDIDSAEIGKNKQAHVSVCADLKLALKGINMILEEKGVEGKFDLGGWREEINVQKHKFPLGYKTFQDAISPQHAIEVLDELTNGDAIVSTGVGQHQMWAAQFYKYKRPRQWLTSGGLGAMGFGLPAAIGAAVANPGAVVVDIDGDGSFIMNVQELATIRVENLPVKILLLNNQHLGMVVQWEDRFYKSNRAHTYLGDPSSESDIFPNMLKFADACGIPAARVTKKEELRAAIQRMLDTPGPYLLDVIVPHQEHVLPMIPSNGSFKDVITEGDGRTRY; encoded by the coding sequence ATGGCGGCCACCGCTTCCAGAACCACCCgattctcttcttcctcttcacaCCCCACCTTCCCCAAACGCATTACTAGATCCACCCTCCCTCTCTCTCATCAAACCCTCACCAAACCCAACCACGCTCTCAAAATCAAATGTTCCATCTCCAAACCCCCCACGGCGGCGCCCGTCACCAAGGAAGCGCCGACCACGGAGCCCTTCGTGTCACGGTTCGCCTCCGGCGAACCTCGCAAGGGCGCGGACATCCTTGTGGAGGCGCTGGAGAGGCAGGGCGTGACGACGGTGTTCGCGTACCCCGGCGGTGCGTCGATGGAGATCCACCAGGCGCTCACGCGCTCCGCCGCCATCCGCAACGTGCTCCCGCGCCACGAGCAGGGCGGCGTCTTCGCCGCCGAAGGCTACGCGCGTTCCTCCGGCCTCCCCGGCGTCTGCATTGCCACCTCCGGCCCCGGCGCCACCAACCTCGTGAGCGGCCTCGCCGACGCTTTAATGGACAGCGTCCCAGTCGTCGCCATCACCGGCCAGGTCCCCCGCCGGATGATCGGCACCGACGCCTTCCAAGAAACCCCGATCGTGGAGGTGAGCAGATCCATCACGAAGCACAACTACCTCATCCTCGACGTCGACGACATCCCCCGCGTCGTCGCCGAGGCTTTCTTCGTCGCCACCTCCGGCCGCCCCGGTCCGGTCCTCATCGACATTCCCAAAGACGTTCAGCAGCAACTCGCCGTGCCTAATTGGGACGAGCCCGTTAACCTCCCCGGTTACCTCGCCAGGCTGCCCAGGCCCCCCGCCGAGGCCCAATTGGAACACATTGTCAGACTCATCATGGAGGCCCAAAAGCCCGTTCTCTACGTCGGCGGTGGCAGTTTGAATTCCAGTGCTGAATTGAGGCGCTTTGTTGAACTCACTGGTATTCCCGTTGCTAGCACTTTAATGGGTCTTGGAACTTTTCCTATTGGTGATGAATATTCCCTTCAGATGCTGGGTATGCATGGTACTGTTTATGCTAACTATGCTGTTGACAATAGTGATTTGTTGCTTGCCTTTGGGGTAAGGTTTGATGACCGTGTTACTGGGAAGCTTGAGGCTTTTGCTAGTAGGGCTAAGATTGTTCACATTGATATTGATTCTGCCGAGATTGGGAAGAACAAGCAGGCGCACGTGTCGGTTTGCGCGGATTTGAAGTTGGCCTTGAAGggaattaatatgattttggaGGAGAAAGGAGTGGAGGGTAAGTTTGATCTTGGAGGTTGGAGAGAAGAGATTAATGTGCAGAAACACAAGTTTCCATTGGGTTACAAGACATTCCAGGACGCGATTTCTCCGCAGCATGCTATCGAGGTTCTTGATGAGTTGACTAATGGAGATGCTATTGTTAGTACTGGGGTTGGGCAGCATCAAATGTGGGCTGCACAATTTTACAAGTACAAGAGACCGAGGCAGTGGTTGACCTCAGGGGGTCTTGGAGCCATGGGTTTTGGATTGCCTGCGGCTATTGGTGCTGCTGTTGCTAACCCTGGCGCTGTTGTGGTTGACATTGATGGGGATGGTAGTTTCATCATGAATGTTCAGGAGTTGGCCACTATAAGAGTGGAGAATCTCCCAGTTAAGATATTGTTGTTGAACAATCAGCATTTGGGTATGGTGGTTCAGTGGGAGGATAGGTTCTACAAGTCCAATAGAGCTCACACCTATCTTGGAGATCCGTCTAGCGAGAGCGACATATTCCCAAACATGCTCAAGTTTGCTGATGCTTGTGGGATACCGGCAGCGCGAGTGACGAAGAAGGAAGAGCTTAGAGCGGCAATTCAGAGAATGTTGGACACCCCTGGCCCCTACCTTCTTGATGTCATTGTGCCCCATCAGGAGCATGTGTTGCCGATGATTCCCAGTAATGGATCCTTCAAGGATGTGATAACTGAGGGTGATGGTAGAACGAGGTACTGA